From the genome of Zalophus californianus isolate mZalCal1 chromosome 6, mZalCal1.pri.v2, whole genome shotgun sequence, one region includes:
- the LOC113910207 gene encoding 60S ribosomal protein L31-like — protein sequence MAPTKKSGKKKRRSAINEVATTEHTINVHKGIHGVGFKRCAPRALQEIWKSAMKETRTPDGRIDTRLNKVVWAKGIRNVPYRIRYVQLSTKWNKDEDSPNKFYTLVTYVSVTTFKTYRQ from the coding sequence ATGGCTCCCACAAAGAAGAGTGGCAAGAAGAAGCGCCGTTCTGCCATCAATGAGGTAGCGACCACAGAACACACCATCAACGTTCACAAGGGCATCCATGGAGTGGGTTTCAAGAGGTGTGCCCCTCGGGCACTCCAAGAGATCTGGAAATCTGCCATGAAGGAGACGAGAACTCCAGATGGGCGCATTGACACCAGGCTCAACAAAGTTGtctgggccaaaggaataaggaatgttccATACCGTATCCGGTATGTGCAGTTGTCCACAAAATGGAACAAGGATGAAGATTCACCAAACAAGTTCTATACGTTGGTTACCTATGTATCTGTCACCACTTTCAAAACCTACAGACAGTAA